A genomic window from Glycine soja cultivar W05 chromosome 10, ASM419377v2, whole genome shotgun sequence includes:
- the LOC114369308 gene encoding neurogenic protein mastermind-like — translation MEAQPPTPSTAPPPLPPHLSYPDSVESSPRSRNTDSWDEPFAPASTKLRLMCSYGGHIVPRPHDKSLCYVGGDTRIIVSERATSLADLSMRLSKTFLNGRPFTLKYQLPNEDLDSLISVTTDEDLENMIDEYDRTAASATSAVKPSRIRLFLFPTKPESTHSIPPQILDTSAKSDDWFLNALNGAGLLNRGFSDSASVNCLLGLDDEVAGNNLEPGSKDGGDGGGGGGVGGGGASQGGSFGNGKNLKQDVHSIPDSPMLETTSSFGSTSSSPSLANLPPIRVHVVEDQKVLGIEEQFAQMGVGVGQKQQQQDEGFVLLSSPPPPPVPATLAAVGVPIGPATVVAGEYHNRVVSDDERSDHGVSVGYRKPPTPPPQVQSQTQAQSQAQTQTLAPQFQQKSTGGGAVVDLPSPDSVSSDSSLANAISRSKPAVYQEQVQIQSGTTRVPSNPVDPKLNVSDPHGRIQMQQHVQDPGYLLQQQFEQHQQLQSQQPQQQFEQQHHQHQQTLPQQQQQFIHGTHFIHHNPAIPAYYPVYPSQQHPQHPQVYYVTARQAQAYNLPVQQANMGESAGNIASSRPQTPPNPSTLVQQPATYNPIRNAPMPKTEMNAYRAATAGTPQLVQVPTSQHQQQYVTYSQIHHPSQSMAPNSAAPANYAFDYADPAHAQIYYSQPMAPTMPSQYQTMMMQEGSAQHPSDSVKQQQIRTSQPL, via the exons ATGGAGGCGCAACCGCCAACCCCCTCGACTGCGCCGCCGCCTCTGCCGCCACACCTCAGCTACCCCGACTCCGTGGAATCCTCGCCTCGCTCCCGCAACACCGACTCCTGGGACGAGCCCTTCGCGCCGGCGTCCACCAAGCTCCGTCTCATGTGCAGCTACGGCGGGCACATCGTCCCCCGCCCCCACGACAAGTCCCTCTGCTACGTGGGTGGCGACACGCGCATCATCGTGTCCGAACGCGCCACCTCACTCGCAGACCTCTCCATGCGCCTCTCGAAAACTTTCCTGAACGGAAGACCCTTCACGCTCAAGTACCAGCTCCCCAACGAGGACCTCGATTCCCTCATCTCCGTCACCACCGACGAGGACCTCGAGAACATGATCGACGAGTACGACCGCACCGCCGCCTCCGCCACCTCCGCCGTCAAACCCTCCCGAATCCGCCTCTTCCTCTTTCCCACCAAACCCGAATCCACTCACTCTATCCCTCCCCAAATTCTTGACACGTCAGCCAAATCGGACGATTGGTTTTTGAATGCGTTAAACGGCGCCGGATTGCTTAACCGCGGGTTTTCTGACTCTGCTTCTGTGAATTGCCTTCTTGGACTTGACGACGAGGTTGCCGGGAATAATCTCGAACCCGGTTCGAAGGACGGTGgggatggtggtggtggtggtggggtTGGTGGCGGTGGTGCTTCGCAGGGTGGATCTTTCGGGAACGGGAAGAATTTGAAGCAGGATGTTCACTCCATTCCCGATTCGCCCATGCTCGAAACGACGTCGTCGTTTGGGTCCACTTCTTCGTCGCCTTCGCTTGCGAACTTGCCGCCGATTAGGGTTCATGTTGTGGAGGATCAGAAGGTGTTGGGGATTGAGGAGCAGTTCGCGCAGATGGGGGTTGGTGTGGGGCAGAAGCAGCAGCAGCAGGATGAGGGTTTTGTTTTGCTATCTTCGCCGCCTCCCCCGCCGGTTCCCGCGACCCTCGCCGCCGTGGGTGTGCCAATTGGGCCCGCCACGGTGGTTGCTGGGGAGTATCATAACCGCGTTGTCTCCGATGATGAGAGATCAGATCATGGGGTTTCTGTTGGGTATAGAAAACCACCCACTCCTCCACCACAGGTTCAGTCACAGACACAAGCACAGTCACAGGCACAAACGCAAACACTTGCTCCTCAATTTCAACAGAAGTCAACTGGTGGTGGCGCCGTTGTTGATTTGCCTTCTCCTGATTCAGTTTCAAG TGATAGTAGTCTTGCGAATGCAATCTCGCGTTCGAAACCTGCTGTTTATCAAGAACAAGTTCAGATTCAATCCGGGACTACAAGGGTTCCCAGTAACCCTGTGGATCCAAAGCTTAATGTGTCTGATCCGCACGGTCGGATCCAGATGCAGCAACATGTACAGGACCCTGGATATTTGTTGCAACAACAATTTGAACAGCACCAGCAGTTGCAGTCACAACAACCGCAACAGCAATTTGAACAGCAACATCACCAGCACCAGCAGACACTACCGCAACAGCAGCAACAGTTTATTCATGGCACACACTTTATTCACCATAACCCTGCTATTCCTGCATATTATCCTGTATATCCTTCCCAGCAACATCCCCAGCATCCACAGGTTTACTATGTGACTGCGAGACAGGCGCAGGCTTACAACCTGCCTGTGCAGCAGGCTAATATGGGTGAGTCTGCAGGGAACATCGCTTCTAGCCGACCACAAACTCCACCAAATCCTTCTACATTGGTTCAACAACCTGCTACTTACAACCCCATCAGAAATGCTCCCATGCCTAAAACTGAAATGAATGCTTACAGAGCTGCAACTGCAGGCACCCCTCAACTTGTTCAAGTTCCTACGAGCCAACATCAGCAGCAGTATGTCACATACTCACAGATTCACCATCCTTCTCAGTCCATGGCTCCCAATTCTGCTGCCCCTGCCAATTATGCTTTTGATTATGCGGATCCTGCTCATGCTCAAATATACTACTCTCAACCTATGGCACCCACAATGCCTTCACAGTACCAGACTATGATGATGCAGGAAGGTTCAGCTCAGCATCCCTCAGACAGCGTGAAGCAGCAGCAGATAAGAACCTCACAACCATTATAA
- the LOC114370332 gene encoding lipid phosphate phosphatase 2-like isoform X2 → MASPGFFSFGRFWPPFQGGMRQQLDPSAHTMKSHGSALARKHVRDWLILLLLIVIEIVLFVIHPFKRFVGRDMMEDIRYPMKENTVPVWAVPLYAVLLPMAVFLLFYMRRRCVYDLHHSILGLLFAVLITGVFTDAIKNAVGRPRPDFFWRCFPDGVENYDRWGGVVCHGNASDIKEGHKSFPSGHTSWSFAGLGFLSLYLSGKIKAFDRKGHVAKLCIVFLPLLVACLVAISRVDDYWHHWQDVFAGGILGLVVATFCYMQFFPPPYNDEGWGPYAYFRAMEESRTNPIINRESPVGQAMEERVTNQEPRRNGDTFTPYSYHSPTLEAMEMGQK, encoded by the exons ATGGCGTCGCCTGGTTTCTTTTCATTCGGAAGATTTTGGCCACCGTTTCAG GGAGGGATGAGGCAGCAACTTGATCCCTCGGCTCACACAATGAAGTCCCATGGATCAGCACTTGCAAGGAAACACGTTCGTGATTGGCTTATATTGCTGCTTCTCATAGTAATAGAGATTGTCCTTTTTGTCATTCATCCATTTAAACGCTTTGTAGGAAGGGACATGATGGAGGACATTAGATATCCTATGAAAGAAAACACGGTTCCTGTATGGGCTGTTCCT TTATATGCGGTTCTGTTGCCGATGGCCGTGTTCCTTCTCTTCTATATGCGCAGGAGATGTGTTTATGATTTGCACCACAGTATTCTAG GTTTGCTATTTGCTGTTCTGATAACTGGGGTCTTCACCGATGCAATAAAAAATGCAGTTGGCAGGCCTCGACCAGACTTCTTTTGGCGTTGTTTCCCCGATGGGGTAGAG AATTATGATAGATGGGGAGGTGTGGTATGTCATGGCAATGCTAGCGATATAAAAGAAGGACACAAGAGTTTCCCAAGTGGCCATACATCAT GGTCCTTTGCAGGTCTAGGTTTTCTCTCTCTGTACCTATCGGGGAAGATTAAAGCTTTTGATCGCAAAGGACACGTGGCAAAATTATGCATTGTGTTTCTTCCTCTACTTGTTGCTTGCCTAGTTGCAATCTCTCGAGTGGATGACTATTGGCACCATTGGCAAGATGTTTTTGCCGGAGGCATTCTAg GGCTAGTTGTGGCAACCTTTTGTTATATGCAGTTCTTCCCTCCGCCCTATAATGATGAAG GATGGGGTCCATATGCATATTTCCGGGCAATGGAGGAATCACGAACCAATCCAATCATTAATCGGGAATCACCTGTTGGGCAGGCCATGGAGGAACGGGTTACGAATCAAGAACCAAGGAGAAATGGTGATA
- the LOC114370332 gene encoding lipid phosphate phosphatase 2-like isoform X1, translating to MASPGFFSFGRFWPPFQGQGGMRQQLDPSAHTMKSHGSALARKHVRDWLILLLLIVIEIVLFVIHPFKRFVGRDMMEDIRYPMKENTVPVWAVPLYAVLLPMAVFLLFYMRRRCVYDLHHSILGLLFAVLITGVFTDAIKNAVGRPRPDFFWRCFPDGVENYDRWGGVVCHGNASDIKEGHKSFPSGHTSWSFAGLGFLSLYLSGKIKAFDRKGHVAKLCIVFLPLLVACLVAISRVDDYWHHWQDVFAGGILGLVVATFCYMQFFPPPYNDEGWGPYAYFRAMEESRTNPIINRESPVGQAMEERVTNQEPRRNGDTFTPYSYHSPTLEAMEMGQK from the exons ATGGCGTCGCCTGGTTTCTTTTCATTCGGAAGATTTTGGCCACCGTTTCAG GGACAGGGAGGGATGAGGCAGCAACTTGATCCCTCGGCTCACACAATGAAGTCCCATGGATCAGCACTTGCAAGGAAACACGTTCGTGATTGGCTTATATTGCTGCTTCTCATAGTAATAGAGATTGTCCTTTTTGTCATTCATCCATTTAAACGCTTTGTAGGAAGGGACATGATGGAGGACATTAGATATCCTATGAAAGAAAACACGGTTCCTGTATGGGCTGTTCCT TTATATGCGGTTCTGTTGCCGATGGCCGTGTTCCTTCTCTTCTATATGCGCAGGAGATGTGTTTATGATTTGCACCACAGTATTCTAG GTTTGCTATTTGCTGTTCTGATAACTGGGGTCTTCACCGATGCAATAAAAAATGCAGTTGGCAGGCCTCGACCAGACTTCTTTTGGCGTTGTTTCCCCGATGGGGTAGAG AATTATGATAGATGGGGAGGTGTGGTATGTCATGGCAATGCTAGCGATATAAAAGAAGGACACAAGAGTTTCCCAAGTGGCCATACATCAT GGTCCTTTGCAGGTCTAGGTTTTCTCTCTCTGTACCTATCGGGGAAGATTAAAGCTTTTGATCGCAAAGGACACGTGGCAAAATTATGCATTGTGTTTCTTCCTCTACTTGTTGCTTGCCTAGTTGCAATCTCTCGAGTGGATGACTATTGGCACCATTGGCAAGATGTTTTTGCCGGAGGCATTCTAg GGCTAGTTGTGGCAACCTTTTGTTATATGCAGTTCTTCCCTCCGCCCTATAATGATGAAG GATGGGGTCCATATGCATATTTCCGGGCAATGGAGGAATCACGAACCAATCCAATCATTAATCGGGAATCACCTGTTGGGCAGGCCATGGAGGAACGGGTTACGAATCAAGAACCAAGGAGAAATGGTGATA